aacctttaaaaacaGGAAGCCAAACAGCTTGAAGAGGGAGTGTTTCACAGAAAATGAGTCCTGGCAGAAAGGGTGAATATCCCAGACACATCATACATTATGGATAGGTAGTTTTTACAAACTGTTGTTGGATCCTGTGTATTTAGCACGCCTATTACTGAAACAACagatgaaagaagagaaaatgcaCTTTAAATACACAAAATTTGCAGTTAAAACTCTGTGATGTGTTTTCTTGTATTATAGTTACATAAAAGATCTGGAAGCTGTATGGCTCAATGCATTACAAGGAACAATCTGCTGGGAGAGATATTTTAACTTCACAGTGAAGTTTTTAGGAGTATAGTCAGAAGCTGTAGTTGATCTTAGAAACAcgaaatatttacatttaactCACTGAGTTTTTAGGGAACCACTATCAACCAATCATTAGCAACAATGTGACGCTGACAGATATTGGAAACCGAATCCTAAAATTTATATGtaacaatgtttgttttcaaaatgtgcatttgtgaatccacagaaaatgcaaaatgtgaaaCTCTCACTGTTTATAAATTTTtcggatgaaaaaaaaaaaaaaacagaaaaatggaaaaagatgTCAACATTGCGAACTCCTAAAAtgtcccaccccaccccaaaaCCCCCATAGTACATATAGGTATGCCCTTTAGTCACTCGTTCCTCAAGCTGGTAATGCTTCCATGTTCTGTCTTTGTCCGTGtacctcttcaaaaaaaaacaaaaaaaaacaaacaaacatttttttatttttttttacaaaagcaGCACAGTGAGAAGGAGTAGGAGTGAGAGCAGGGTGCTGCTGGCTGCAACGGCAGCTGGTGTCTTTGACACTCCTCGGCTGTAAAGATGAGGAGTTCTTGGGGAATTCTGCTTGAGTTTACTGGGCGGCAGCGCCTTTAAATCCTCCAGCGCGCCATAGGCTGCCATGGAGAACTCAGGATCTCCTGTGGTCAGTAAGTCAAACACGCAGGACTGAAAGTAAacgtcctccacctgcagagtcTCTCGACACTTGGCTGTGGCCCGCTCCACAGTGTAGATCTGGTGAGGCGGACGCAGAGGACCCAGCTCTGTGCTGGTACCCTGCAggcggggctgctggctctgccGGCCCAGTGTGTGCTCCTTGATGAGCTCGTTACGTGGGCAGCCGTGAAGGCAAAGCTGGAGGCCACCATTGTCCTCTGAAAAGTCCAGGGTGTCTTCTGGCATGCGAATGGCAAAGGTCAGGTAGCTGCCCACACGCCGGATGATGATGGAGGTACCAATGTAGCGTGCCTGAATCTTTACCTGCCGGCCGACACCAGAGCCACCTCGTTCTGAGATGGTGAGGCTGCCGCTCTCACCGCCACTGCGAGTCCCATCCTGAAAAGCCAAGGGCAGATCCTCAGTGGTGGCCTGGTATACCTTCTGGTCTGTGCATCCGTGGTAGGACTTGAAGATAACTGTGATctgaaatttagaaaaaaaaaataaaattagtaCTGAACAACAGATAATGACATGTTATACAACTTATTCCTAAAACTGACATGATAATTTCAGCTTTGTAATGTTATAAAATAATACTCAACAGGGTGTTTAAATATGGGTATATCCACTGGCAGCCACTAGGGGGCGGCAACAAACTAAATATTCCAGAAGGTCTGCACTGATGCTTCATGCTGCTCTTTTCCTTAATTAACCTATATTCTAACTGAAATAATTTCAAGTGAACTAATTTACTCCCCCCAAAAATTGTGGTTTGTTGCATAACATACAGAAGAGATACGGCTAAGACTGCAACAACGGGAAAGCCCACAATAAATATTATCAATCCCAACAGGTTTCTGCTGACAATGACATGTACTGTTTGATCTCTATCATCACCCATCCTCATACTACGTCAAACAAAGCTCTGCTAAATGCCAGCAAGCCCACCGGTTGGATGTTGGATCAAACAGCATTGTTTTGTAACGGCCTTCAACCCTCCTGGCACTGCTGGTGTTTACCAAGTGACTGACTGTGATTTGTATTCCAGCTGAGCTTTGAAAAATTGGGGCCTAACCTCTGTTTCTTCAAAGTATCTTGACAAAACGGAGGCTGTGGTTATGCTTACACTTGAGGGGAATACTGTATTTGATGGATGATTTCCTGTCTTAAGTCTGGCAGCTGAAAACAACTCCACAAGCATGAAGGGGGCATGCGGGTGCTGGTGGAAGATACACCCACAGGACAGGTTTCCATCAAGGAGTTTATTCTGAAAGCCCTGATGCAATATTGGAAGAGCTCAGTTTTTAAAGAGCTTAAAAAATGAATAGTTAttcaacagtgaaaacaaagtttggGTTACAAATTCAGCTTGATGAATTTGCTCCTATTGGACACCTTTTGGAATGCTGCATATATGACTTTCTTTGCCAAATGCAGATACAATAAAGGTTTAAACCATCTGTGAGGTGGAGACTGAATGAGCAGGCCATTGTTGCTGCTTGCCAattattcctttatttttccAAATTATTCCATATTTACACAAAATCGCCCAGTTAATTATTTGACCAGAGGGGTGAAAAAACATTCCAGATCACGGCGGTGGAGGAAAATGTTTGAGCGAACGTTAATCACTACCATATGACCACCCATGTGTTAAAGGTAGAGCACTCAAGCATGTCTGTGATTCAACACCACTGAAAGActgccctcctctctctctcactctctcttttttcccctcatagATCTGAAGGAGCTCCAAGACACGAGGAATGCTGGAGACTCGAGAGGCACCGTGGAATGACGATTAACTTCACATGTTTGATACTTTATGGCGATGCATAAGCTCACAAGTTAGGGCTTGAACAGATGGCCTGCTTGTTTGGATTAATGCTTTAAGACTAATAAATCACACATCTAATATTTAAATAATGGAGCTATTGTGAGGTGATTATTTAAAGTACTTTGAAAACAATGATAAGCCAATCAGGTCTGATCCACTGAGTGTGAAATGAAGTGGTACCAACTAAGAATAAGATCTATACCCAGGAGACTATAAATCAAGTTGAGGGATATTTCTAAGTTTGTAATTTTTCTCTATTCTCATTCAATATatgcttttttttacatttgaaataaTGAACAAAACTATATATTCTGCAAGAACATTTCTAAATTATGTTGTAAAAAAGAACTTCATGCAGCTCTTCAAGACAACACAAAAAGTAATAATGGATTTCTTTATTTGAAGGGCTCAAAAGGTATGACTCTAAACGTAACCTCACCTTGCTGGTTGCTGTGGCACTGGAACCAAGGACAACAGGCACATTGGTCACCTGTACCGACAGGAAGCGATTGTCAAtcagaggccacgccccctccacTTTGCAGGTCTGAAACTCGTCTCGGAAAGTCCGTAGGTGTGGGTCTCCAAATAATCCACAGTGGGCATACTTCTTCTGCTGGCCAACCGAGCCCGACACAAGGACCCGATTCTCATAGTTGCAGAGCTCTGAGACAGCTGGCCGGGATGTACTGGGAACCTTGGCGGATGAGGTGGGCCCATCACTTGAGCAGTTGTGCTGAGAGAATAACTCCTTGATGCGAAAGACAGCCGAGTGGTAGACCAGGTCACCCCTACAGCTGCGTGCCTGGCGCCGAGTGCACAAGGCATAGGCCCGCAGGGCGATGCAGTAGTCCACATCCAGAGTCACGTCGTCCTGCAGACCACTGGACGGTGAGGTAGAAGCCACATACTCCGCATTGCAGCGCTGAATTCGACACTGCTGGCAGTgagctgcaaaacaaagacagtcaCCATAGATTTGTCATATAGTTCAAATATTGTCACATGTCTGCGAATTTCTGGCAATTAATCCTTAAATATCTTggttgaggggaaaaaaatatgctGAACAATTCTAACATTATGGAAAACAAATCCTCTTACGACGAAGCTCATCCATCTGACATTTACAGACGCATTACCTCAACTCAGTGCATGAGGCAGCACTCAAACTTTTCCACTATCAAGTTAAGCTCAATCAGGAGAGCCATTAAAACTCAAATGGGTGAGCTCACGAGGCGCTGATCCCACACTGTGCTCCAGAGTCAGTCAAAACTTATTTCCCCCAACTAGCCCTCACAGAAATAGCATGTAGTCTcactgttggaggaaaccaaCCTGTGTTAGTTTGCCCAAGGGGTGCTGAATGTGGTTTGGCTGTTGCTCAGGTAACTCAAGTCCATTAAGGTACACTGCATGGCACTGCAGGGCTCAGTGCATGGTTGCAGCTAACTTAAAGAGCATTGCAAAAGAATATCGGAAAGAGTCCCACGTGTTCAGAAACTTGGGGTCCAAACTGGAATGTGGTAGACAACAGCCAAAACCTTGTGCATCCACTTAACACATGACTCACAAGTACCGTAATACAGTcggagaaaacaaagaagtgcAGATGCTACAGTGAGACTTGAAGAGTGGGGATATTCATTAGGCTTACACTGGTTTGTCATTCTGGAGCCAGATGTCTCAAATGCTGATGTTACCTACTGTTGTATGTGGGGTCTGTGTTACTTTCAAATCAGACTCACccacaaaatacaacaaaatacatcacttttattaaattaattttaacaGACTGTTCTTTGattgcaacaaaataaaagtgtaaaGTCCAGAGCTCCTTCAAATCTCCACAGCAGTTTAGACAAATGTAACAAGACTCTTCTCCTTCATTTGACTGTTTTggggttttgtgttttattgtgtctaTTATTAAGCACTCTTTGGATTTTTACCTGTGAAAAGTTCTatacaaatcaaatttactcACTTAATTCATGAGCCTGAAGCACTGAGGACATAGCAGAGATGATTAATGTGCCACAGTTTCTGTATTTCAACACATGTCTTGATAAATTTAAGAAGGGCCGAGAGAGGTCAACTTGGAGGCATCCCTCCTCTGAATTCCAGCAGTTTTCCCCCTCGTCTCACTGCGGGGTCACTAAAGTCTGTTGTGACTGACACTTTTTGACAATGGCTAGCTATACAAATATCAATGGCCATGCCTCTCTCAAATGCTGTTTAGGACACAGCATGTAGTACACCAACAAGTATGGAGACCATGTGGGAAACAAGAGTGCAggagtaaacaaaaaaaacagagaagctTTGTATACTACAGATTAGTCACTGGGGTGCAGTCTGAAAAGAGTTTAATCCTCAAGCATTTTCATCAATAAAGGTATGAATGGTGCTTTATTGAGCACTTTTACTAGTATTAACTAGTGAATAACAGATATgataacattaaataaatatgaataagaAAATAGTTTCAACAGTGATTATTTTGTACTTTATTTTACAACTGAATAATGATGCTCAATGCTTTTGACACCATTGGTCATACTTATATGTTGTTAGATATACCCTCATTGGATTCCTGTAACTATGGGTCAACACTACATATGaccacaaaaacagcaacacaaagataatataaaacaataaaaatgggACAAGATACCAATACATTTAATTAAGAGCAGTGTTTGAGAATCTATAAAAGCTGACTGCAACTAACAGATATATCACTGTAAAatctgaaaacagcttttcaagtatttttaggtgtttttaaatatattacTCAGACAAGTATCAGTAAACTATCAATGTTCAAGAAACGACAGATTACACATATAACCAATAAGTACAGAGAAAGTTTGGGAAGGCAAATAGGAAAATAACTGATAGGAACATCACTATTGATTAAATATCTTATCATGTGTGGCTGTTGAGTCAGTAATGAAGACGGGATTAGGAGACACTGAGAAAACAGTCTGTTATGGTGGGTTTTATCACCCAAACAAACCATGCTGCAGAGTGTGGTGCAGAGGAGCGACCACCGCGTCCAGAGGCCAACAAGTAGGACCCCCGTGCATGGCAGCTAACAAAGTTAATAAATGAAGCATGAATAGGTAAAATGCCATGGTATTTGCAGCTACTTCCACAAATAAACCTGCTGAAACTTCCTGCAAAATTTACAATACAGACAGGAACACCGGGTAAAACACCGTCTGGCGGTCGTTTGGAGGGGATTTCAGTCTTTACCATACCAACTCCTGTGTTTTTCTCGGTGCTGGACACCAGTTGCTAGTTTGCTATGCTAACGGGAAGCTAGGCGCTGAACTTCCATCAACTTGTATTTGCACGCGTGCGGTTCCAGACTGTACATCGGAGGGATGGTCAGTAACACGCAGTGTCGTGTCGCTGCGTGATGGGGATGGAAAGTGGTTAAAGTGGACGAAAGGACAGTTCGGGGCAGTGATTTAACTCGTGTTGCTCGGCTAGCAGCGGCAGGAGCGCAGCGGGGCAGGCTGGAGGCTGAGCGGCTCCCTCCGCAGCGACGGGACAGTTACTTTGTCCCGCAACTCTGGATGGAAAACACTCAACTTTACCCGCTTCTTTACGCGCCGAAAACAATCAAAACTTTAAAGGGTGGGATGCAGCGAAAGCTTAAAAACCagtaaaagtttgtttttcagccaCACAGCAGTGGAGATGGGGGAGTTAACTTCTTAACGTCCCGGAGTGCGGGACAacatgcaggaggagaggagtaaGGATCGGGGTAAAGACAgagagtaaaacaaaaacaaagcaaacacacaaaaaaaaaacacttacctGGTCGAAACAGCAGCGAAAGTACAACCATCATCAACGTAACACAGTCCCAAAGCTGCCGCTTAGCCGTGATTTGAGGTCCGCTTCTCCCCATACCAATCCATTCAGTTAGAATGGAGTTCCTCGACTGCTGCTCATCGACGCTGCGGCTGCGGAAAATCAGACCAAAATTCGTCTTCCTTCCCCAGCGCTGTCATTCAAAAGGGGGCCCCTGTCTTCAGGGCGGCTCCAGGAGGGAGGGGACTAACGTGGAGACGGGGCCCGAGAGGTGATGGCTGGCCAATGGAAGACTAATCAGTCTCTAACCACTCCATATTTACATGTAGTAGCAATTACTGGGCGGCGAggacagtggaaaaaaatgccCTCAACAACAAGTGGGGGCGGTGTGAAATTATAATTGCCCCGATTATTATTGGAGAATAACAGGGTGCTGTGGTTATAATAGTCAGACAACTGATCATTATCTGTATCTGTTGCACATATCAATGCTTATTTTATAATTTGTGGTTATTTTGTGTATACAAGTAACTGGAAACAGGAATGTAACTTGCAGTTCAATATGAACCATttcttcattgattttttttgataCCAAATGGTTGTTTGGTCACTTGTTAAGTGGTATCTAATACTTTTCAAGCAGTTTTTCAAGCATGGGATTTACAATAAGATGATGTTTTTAGGGAAGGCAAGGAAACTTTATTTATGTAgctccattcagacacattGCAGTTCACAGTGCTTTGCAAGTAAGGAAATTAAATACTGTTCAGACAGAGAAGAAGCTTAATCTTAAACGATCaagttgataaaaaaaaaaaacactgaaacaaagcCATTaagaaaagcatgaaaaacagaaggaacTAAGTTTTATTAAGATAAGGTAATAAGATCAATAAAATATGTAGCTAATTATAAAGCAGTTGCAAGTAATGTTTTAAGGTCTGTTTTAAAATAAGCAAGTGCAAACAAGTAGTCCAAGAGTGATCAAAAAGTTTTTCCACAGGTGAAGAGTGGACTAAAAGATGCTTCATGTTTTGTATTCTACAAGTAAATATGAGAAGTTTTTAGGGAATAGTGTCATGatgcacagcaacaacacaggctcctgtatattttttaatcactttgcaCATCCCAAAGTGACTGAACAGAAAAGGTAATCAGTCTTCACTGTGACCACCCTTTGTCTCCATTGTTCTCATAGGTCTAGAGGCACATTTTTGTATCTGTCGGAAACATATTCCAGAACTAAAAATAGACCTTCCATGAACGTTAGTAGGATCAATATATCCTCCTTATGTGTGTTCAGTTGACCATAAATAGACTACATAAAAATAACTTTGTGACTTTCTGGACTCCTAATTTGTCATTCTACCTTAAAATAACTGGCTGCTTGATCAGGGTGTACTTACGCTGTCTTTGCCCATTGATCTCCTTCAGCCTTTCAACCCTGAATTGACTGATGTATTACCAAATatagattgatggatggacaCTTTAAGATAATGCTCATTGTCACTGATTATGTATTTGGTTATTGTGCTCTGGAGAGAAAATCTGTAACCAAtcacgttttttgttttttggttgtttttttgggttttttttttttttttttttggtggcatAGGCCAAAATTTAGCCCTTACAACCAGAACTCTGCTCCTTATCAAACATGCAGATGCTCATAAAACATGTCCATAGTACAGCATTGGAAGAGTACACCCAATTCAAGTGAAACTAGCATTTAAATACCcaagttaaaaaacaaagtatgtcttttttaaagaaaaaacatatttgaaactttcatttcaatttACTTGCCTTGTCGATAGCAGATATTTGACTTATTCTGCCTCCACAAAATTTGAATAAAGCACATTACTTAAACAAACAGTAGggtcaataaaaaataatgcaatgtaaataaGTGTAACTAATCAGGAATTTTTTGTctgtcaaaacaaaatatttgatGACTACAAATATACAAACCAAAATATTTCAATTCAGATTTTAAGTTGTGACACGTGTCAACATGTTTACATTACATTGTATGTAATAAAGTTTGCAATTTCAAAAAATACATCACACATTGTACTGAAGTATCAGTAGAGttacaaattttaaaaaatgcttaaaaatcaCACATCTTATTTCAGTGAAGAGGACATTTGTAATGAAGTACCTCTACTTTGTCATCTATTTGCAGTTAAAAGCTATTTGAAAATATAGATGAAGTAACTTTTAACCACAAAATTACAAAGCTGTTTGTCAATGCTCTATCTATCACTTAATTTCCAGCATTCCTCACTTCACCATCACGTGGagtcatttttatcattttgttgtttgaatgaatgttgttttgaatttaatCAATGACAGAACAATATGTTTTCTTATTGAAGCAATACTTTGTTTATCTcaatgaaatgtatatatctGATCTCAAAAGATGCAACGATAGCACTAAGCTGAGATTTTAAGTTACCAAAGCACAGAGTAGCATAATATCGAGTTCAatctcccctccccctcaggacaaatgtttgtatgttttaagCCACAAGTAGGACTCACTCACCTGTTGTTTTGTCACTCTAAACATAGCGCTCTAATAATGGAGTTTGATTGACAATTGGGAGTGCAAACTGACAGATATTATCCTTTTAGTTCATGGTAAATACAGAACATGGCACCCTTATTTTGAAGCTAAAGCTTGATCCTATCCCAAGTGAAAAGATGGTAGTTCAAAACTGGGGAGGGATATCCTCAATGTGGGATTTTCTCCATAAAACTGCAAGCTATTACAAAACGTTTTTTTCATTGTATGTGTTTTGTCCTCTCCAGAATTCAGAGAAAATTCTCCACTCACTAATTTTCTCTCAGCACATCTCACTGTGCTATTAATTTTTCCATTACATTTTCAGTTAGCAACTCATTTGCTACTCTTTTCCCTTTGTGGACAACTTTCCATCTCCCTCACCCCTTCAATGACACTCTGTCTTTCATTTGCACAGCTGCTGTGAGGCTGGACCATCTGCAAAGCACATATAGACTCACCAGATTTCAGACCCTTTTTGCCCCTGAGACTCTCTTTGGTTTCTTCATGCTTCTTGGTTTTGTGTgtacaaagacttttttttttctttcttttttaacataCGGGAATAAAGGAATCGAATATCGATATTAAGATATCTACAGTCAAAGTGTAGTTACCATATACAGTCAATGGTAGACACTTTGTGTAATGCGATTCAAAGTTGATACCGTGTTTTGTGGTGCAGCTGGAATATTTTGGTTGTAGCTGTGCTTCTCTCCCTTGTGCCTCTCTCCTGACTTTATGAGAGAGAAGTGAACCCAGACAGTTATTGGATCACTGGTTTTTCTATACACATGCAGGCTCCTCCAGCTATACAATTGTGTGATTCAGGTGACCTGTCAGTCCCGTGAAAGGTCTTCACAGGCCCATGTTGATATGGAGCtgacacacatggacacactcacacacacacacacacacacacacacacacacacacacacacacacacacacacacacacacacacacacacacacacacacacacacacacacacacacacacacacataataaagTGGAGGAGGGGAATGAAGACAGCTCAACCCAAGTGGAACGTTTGGATTGTTCAGAGTCGCCAGACAGCCCACTGTCACACTGGACCCACTGTGTCAAGTTTAACCCCCCAGAGGGATCTACCTTACTTTGTTTGGACAGATAATTTTGGAGTCGTGGTTTGGATGATCTGGTTTATGGTCACATTTTATATCCTCCTCTTCAACTGAGTTGCTCTACATATTACCCATCACAGCTCGGACACTGGGGAGCAACATGACGTGATGGACAGGGATACATTGCAGCAAATGAAAGTAAATATCTTTTAGATTTGTCTCACCTGTAACATTGTGTATCTTGGGAGGTGAGAGGTGACATTTCctgagaaagaaacaaagaacatTGTTTACCTGTTTTTGTAAGAgctcaagaagaaaaacaaaaccaaaatcagTGAGAGAGATACAAGTAGTGCATGTGCAGGAAGAATgtgatgaaaaacaacaacaccaccaccaccataaTAGATTTATTCAGTAAGCCACTGTCTTGTTAAACAATCTGGGATTCCACAGTGTGTGGCTGATGACCACTGAAGCAAACAGTTAATTGATCCAGGTGGATGGTAAGGATGAATTCAGAACATGAAAGAAACTCTGAGACCGCCTGTCAGGGCTTGATGGGTGGAGAAAGACCCCTTTCTTCTTTATGAACGTATTGCATTGCATGACCCAGCACATAAGTATACACCACCAACTCTAACTCTTAAAACAAGCAGGCCGAGAGCAAGGGAGCAGGCGGAAGAGAAGGGTGCAGATCAGGTGCAAAACATGCCCAGTATATTTGTCCTGCTCACAGTAGGTTATTTGTTCTTTTAGAATTGTAAAAACTATGTGTAAAAAACAGCTTCACAAAAACAAGGGAAAGAATTTAGGTTATTTTTTAGCCATGTATGGGCGAACATGCAAGAAACGCAGTGGGAAAAGAGTTGGTGAGCAGTTAAAACCAAAATCCGAGTAACAGAAACTGTAGAGAGTGAAGAGAATGAGAAAGAAGGAATGAGAGAATAGGGggaagggaggaggaagggggagagaaagagggagtgAAGGATTGGGTTTCCTCTGACAGTGTGTCTGGACAGCTCCACATGTTACTCATTAAAGTCCTCACACTGTGGGACCAGCTCCACACCAGGatgcttgtttttgttattaGGCCCAATGTGCTGTGGTCTGGTGGAAGCCCAAAAAACAAGACCAGTTCAGGACCATCTCCTGTGCTCACTGCCCCcaaactaaaggaaaaaaaagtaaaatactgaCATCTCATTTTTATAGCTCTACATGGCACTAGCAGTGCATCAAGCTGCTTGACACTTTGAAGTGTATGCCTAAATCTAGTATGCGATACATATGGATTGAAGTCTTTTGAACTGAAAAGCCACTTAATTGCACAATCTTGAGctatctgttctttttttttatcaacgcAGACCACAAAACCCAAACCACTTAGTTGCTCGGGAACTTTATTCTGTAATGTTTACAGAataaaattgaagaaaaaaaaaagtacagttgCAGGAAATTGATAATGCTTCATGCTTCtgatttttgtttaatttcatgcCTGTCGAGATTCGTCAACTGAGACGCATATCATGTTTCTTCTAGGAGCAGATAACATCAGAGATTGGAATCAGAAGTAGCACGCGCCCTCTGTAGCCTCTGCAAGCACCATACGGCTGCAATATAAGAGACACACTTATTGAATTTTGAGCAGGAACCAGAGCAAATtgacctttctttctttctctctttctctctctctctctctcttactttctttctctctctctttctctctttctttctttctctcttactttctttctttctctctctctctctttctttctttctttctttccaagAGCCCCCATCTGCAATGAAGAGGTCTGTAGCCCAGATGAGATGGAagagaaacatgcagaaagTGACTGTGTCTGGTTCAGGCCTCTTGCTGTGAGAGGGGATCTGTTATCTTGCAGAGATAAGGGAAACTGTGGTGTGAGTGTATATGGGGCAGAGCTGATAGCATCTCTACTCAAGGATCCCACTTACGGCACCCTGATTGATAGCTGACAGCACATgcaggggaggggtggggggtggggggcgtcCTTTGGAGTGTTCCTGATAGGTTATTAGGTAACCCTCAGTAGGGATCCATGCAGGAATCTGTTTACTTTTCTCCTTTTAATCTTTATGGTGTCGGGTAATTTTCTcacatatttgtgttttttttttaagattcctTACAACTTAATCCAAACCTTAAGCGTGtccaaagcaaaacaaacaaatttatATGACTTGAATTGAAACTAAGGTAAACTTTATCTCTTTAAtttcttgttgttttcattgttgttgttgttgttgctttggtTTTCACCTCACACAGTCAGactcctttcttcttccttcctccatttccacaaaacaaatgttgaCACAGCATCAG
The window above is part of the Salarias fasciatus chromosome 23, fSalaFa1.1, whole genome shotgun sequence genome. Proteins encoded here:
- the rgmd gene encoding RGM domain family, member D, whose translation is MGRSGPQITAKRQLWDCVTLMMVVLSLLFRPAHCQQCRIQRCNAEYVASTSPSSGLQDDVTLDVDYCIALRAYALCTRRQARSCRGDLVYHSAVFRIKELFSQHNCSSDGPTSSAKVPSTSRPAVSELCNYENRVLVSGSVGQQKKYAHCGLFGDPHLRTFRDEFQTCKVEGAWPLIDNRFLSVQVTNVPVVLGSSATATSKITVIFKSYHGCTDQKVYQATTEDLPLAFQDGTRSGGESGSLTISERGGSGVGRQVKIQARYIGTSIIIRRVGSYLTFAIRMPEDTLDFSEDNGGLQLCLHGCPRNELIKEHTLGRQSQQPRLQGTSTELGPLRPPHQIYTVERATAKCRETLQVEDVYFQSCVFDLLTTGDPEFSMAAYGALEDLKALPPSKLKQNSPRTPHLYSRGVSKTPAAVAASSTLLSLLLLLTVLLL